Within Equus przewalskii isolate Varuska chromosome 9, EquPr2, whole genome shotgun sequence, the genomic segment GGTCTCACTTGCCCTCCCCACAAAGATGGGCTAATTTCTTTCGATCTCTCTAACCTGTTATTTCCCTGGTCTTTTGTTGCACTTTTAAACACTGATACCACAgacttatttataattttctttggtttccagAAGCCTGGCCTTTAATAGCACTGACAAAGGCAGCATGTTGCTGTGAAAAAAACATGCCCTTTGTAGTCAGGAAGATGTGTACTCCAATTCTGTCATTGACGCTTTCAACCTCCGTGAAATCAGACAAGCTACAAAAGCTCCCTGACCCTGGCATCCTAACATGCCCTCAGGGCTTGATAGTGAGAGTGGCCCTGTGCAGAAGGGGACCCAGTGTGACACTTGCTAGTAAACAGGTGCTAAGATcgctctcccttttcttctcttaagcTGAAGCTTTCTAACAGTGGAATCAGACTGCCATCCCCTAGTTTCTCTTCTCAACTCCTCACCTTTGCTGCCATCAATGTCCCTGTCCCCAATAGCTACAGCATAAAACTCACATTCCTCTTCTGGGTATGCAGACCACTACACTGGGTACCCCAAACACATTCAAACCTGTCTTCCACCAGCCCCAACAAGCATCCACTGCTCCACTCAGGTAAGTCtctgctctgcccacctcccaAACAACCATGTGCCATGCCCACTTCCAACTCCAGGCCTCAGCTCACGCTCCTTCCATAACCAGAAAGGTCCTTATTTCTCTTGGAGGGTTCAAATACTAAATATCCACCAGGCTGAAGTTCATGTACCATAACCAGTTTAGAACATGCTTGGGATTCAAATCCAAATAATATTCAGCCCATGCCCTCTAGGAATTTAGAGTCTAGTCAAGAAATACAGACATACtgtaaataaataacttgaaGAACTTTTATGACTCCAACTCAGACTCCATTCTAAACCTTGCTTGTGTGGGCCTTTGCCAAATTAACTTCTTCTCTTAAAAATGAATGtattaggggccagccttgtggctgagtggttaagttcatgtgctccgcttcggtggcccagggtttcacaggttcagatcctgggtgcagacatggcaccgctcatcaggccatgctgaggcagcatcccacacagcacaaccagagccactcacaactagaatatacaactatgtactgggggagctttggggagcagcagcagcagaagaaaacaaaaggaagattggcaacagatgttagctcaggtgccaatcttcaaaaaaaaaatggatgtagTAATAGAATCTACTTTATAGAGTTAATGCAAAAATTAAGTAAGATGTGTGTAAAGGGCTTAGCATAGCGTCTGGAAGCAATGAAAAAACGAGTACTCACAAAATGTTAGCTAAAAAGCCTGTGTGTAGCAAGGTTTAGGCACACAGGGTGTCAGTACATCCAAGCACATTCATCTACAATCTCACCGACACTGACCGCTGCCGACTCGCTCTGAGACCTTAAAGACTGAGAAGTGGAAAGAGAGTTGAAGTAGGAGATGCAAAATGTAAGTCAGACAAAGGTGCTCTTTTGCCTAGCTCTCTTCATGGCTCCCGCTGCTCTGTGACTGAGACCAGAGCTCACTCATGATACAGAGGACGGGAATTTGGGGGGTCAGTGTCTGGCCTTGTCATAGGTGAACAGGGGCCATCACGAGTCTTATCTAAGTCATATGGGAAAGGGAGCTTCCTGGCAGTAAGCTGTTTCTGGAACATAGTAGGGTGGGTGAGTTCCTAACCATCGCTGTTTTCCAGGAGCACAGGGCACAGGTAGAGTTCCACACTGTCACTCCTGTACTTGTCTGTCACAGCTCTTAGCCTACTTTGCTACTAAATATTTGTGTGGTTATTGACTGTTTTCTGCCTCCCTCAGTCAACTGCAAGTGCCTGGAGGGGGAGCGAGGTTTCGGCTAAGTATCCCATGCTCGACCTCTAGTGCTGAATCAGGTAATAAATCCTCATAAGTGCCCGTGGAATGCATGAATATGCACTTCCCAACAGCCTCAGCCAGTCCAGGTCAACAGGCATCGCTGTTTCACTGATCACATAGGCCAGCTCTGTCCACTCAAAATATAAAGGAAGTTGTATGTGCAATTTTAAGTTTCCTAGTAGctatgttatgggttgaattgtgtccctccctcctccaattCCTATATTGTAgccctaaccccagtacctcagaaagtgatattatttggaaatagagtcattgcagatgtaattggttAAGATGATGTCACTAGGAGGCCCTAACCAgtatgactgctgtccttatataaaggggaaattgggacacagagacagagacccagggagaatgccatgtgaagattgGAGTCATGAGGCCAGAAACCAGGGAACAccacagaagccaggagagaggcctgggacagatgTTTCCTCATAACCAACCCTgtcgacaccttgatctcagacacCCAGCCTCCAGgtctgtaagacaataaattcctgtttgTTCTAACCTACCCAGTTTGTAGGACTTTGTAATGGCAGCTGTAGCAAACTAATAGACtacacttaaaaagcaaaaataaacaaatgaattttatttgatCCAAAATATTATAGTTTCAATatgtaatgaatataaaattattagtgAGGTATTTACACTCTTTTTCTCATTCCTAGTCTTCGGAACCTGGTATGTGTTTTACACTTCAGCACATGTCAACTTAGACGCAccccatttcaagtgctcagtagccacatgtggggAGTGGCTTCCGCCTTGGACAGTGATGAACTGAAGGGTCACCTGCCAGAACTCTCAGCTGATGTTCTCACCTAGACATGCATCTTGGGAGGATTCTCTCCCCATCATGCAAAGCTGTTCTTGGTCCGGTTTggatataaattaattttatcagaCCCCTGCTGCTTACCACTAGGGTCAGGACCCtacctttctcagttttttcactTGTCTTTATAAATCCATGAAGGCAAAATGCAAGATGATATGAGAGAAAAACTGCAGAAGTGCACCATGACCTAGTGGGTCCGTCAGGGGTGCCGGCATCTTCCaagagcacctactgtgtgccagtatTATGCTGGGTGATTGACGCAAAGAGGTGCATGCAGTCCTTACAACATCCTTATTgcacccatttcacagaggagcaAAGCAAGGCTCACAGATACCGATATTTGCTTACATCACCCAGCAACCAGTGAGTACCTGGTACCATAAGGAGCTGGACTGACATGTGGGCCTCTAGGGGACCACTTGTCACCTTATCCTCCAAGGGAAACCCCAGTGCTCAATGGTCCATGTGCCTAAAATTCAAATcccttttaattgtttttgtctGTATTTATTTGCATCCACAtcctaaaatgaaaaacttaatttaaaataaaacataccccGTTGGAATAATTTTCTGAATCATAGGAACTGCATCCAGTTTTGAACATATAATTCTTATTACTCAGAAAATAGTGTTGATTTGCTAGAGATAGAAAATGAGTTGAACTTACTCAAAGTGTGACTTGAGCAAATTGTATGAATGCTGCAAGGCTCACgtcatttatataataataattacccACATAAGACTGTTGTGAAAGCTAAAAtatgatgatatatttaaaacaagtaCTACCTAACTGTAAGAATTAAACCATAGCTgttgctttcaaaaaaaaaaaaaagaaagaaaataaattgagtttGTTGTGCtgcaaaattcttaaaatgttaaaagaaagtgggaaaaaaatggatCCCTGGAGGGGTGTGATTTTCAGCTGCCTGAGGGTCCTGCCACCCACCCAAGGCTGGGAATCTCCTCCACTTCCCAAGGGCTGTCCAGGCTGCTgatctccccaccccaggctcctaGGCCATCCCCTGGAGGGGGGTATTACCCACACAGGCCTCTGTTAAAAGTCTGGAAAGAGTATAGGAAGGCTGGACTCCCACCTGAGGGCCCAAGGGATTCAGGTGGCGTTCCTGGGATTGAGAATCAAAACACGTGGCAGGACTTTTTAGTCATTTCCCAGGGAGCCTTTCTGGGAGAGGCTGTTTGGAAAGCTAAATCCTATAGTTCCTGGGACTCTGAGATGACCTGGGGGGCCAGAAGTCCTGGGGTTTCCAGATGTGGACAGTGGTGGCAAATCAAGGCTTTGTGGTAGGGACCAGGGATGGATAGGGGGCAGAGCTTGGTAGGTGATCTCTGCTTCCCTGTGTGTCCAGGCCATAGCCCCTTAACTCCCCCAGGACTTTTGGTGTGCCAGGCTGTCCCTCCTGGCTACGCTGGATGGGTTCATCAAGGAAGGGCTTCACTCACTTGCCATGGGCACCGAATTCATGTGAGATCTGTGCCTGCTCAGCTCCAGGAAGGAGTTGAGCCATGAGGAGGCATTCAGGCGCAGGTCTCGCAAGAGCAGAGCTGTATCCCGCCGCACCAGCCCCATCATGCCCAGCGCCTTCTGGTCCGAGTCAGAGTGGtcctctgtctccccacctgTGGAGTTATGTGGGGCTGAgcttgtctcttttctttctggaccCCTTCTCAAAGCCCAGAACTCAGGCATCTGTGCTCACACGGACCCaagaatatcttttttattttttttgaggaagattagccctgagctaactgctgccaatcctcctcttttcgctgaggaagactggccctgagctaacatccatgcccatcttcctctactttatatgtgggatgcctaccacagcatggggtgtcaagcagtgccatgtctgcacccaggatccgaaccggcgaacccaggccgcagaagcggaacgtgcaaacttaaccactgcgccacaaggccggccccaaGACCCAAGAATATCTGATCGCTTCAGTAGGATCTCAGAttcctctcctcagcccctcctccctcagacccaggagacTGGGCTGTAGCCCCTGTCCCTGCAGGCTCCAGGCATCCAAGCACCACCAGGCCCCCAGCTCTGTGGGTGTGGACTTACCAGCATAGGCGCTGACACACTTGGAGAGCACGCTGAGGGGCAGCAGGGGGTCCATGAGGCTCAGGAGGCGGGAAGGAGAGGTGGTAGACTGCAGCATTGTGGCCGGGTAGGCTGCCATGATGCCATCTGGTAATCTGGTATCCCCACTCCATAGGCTGCTGCCCAAAGGGACACGGTGAAGCAGAGGTTCCCGCCTGCACTGTCCCCAGTGAGGCATATCCATTCACCTGTGGAGCCTGGTTTGAAGGAGGGGCTTGGTCACGCCTGGCAGGGAGGAACTTGAGCCCTGGGCCAGGAGCCCTGGGCTCTCAGAGCTGGGGCGTGGGGGCCCAAAGCCCAAGGTCTAGCCAACTGCAATTTCAGAGACTGGTAAACTGAGGGAAAGATTTGGACCCATCTGGAGGACAGTGGTCAGAGGGTCAGGCTGACTTAGGATACAGAGGGGCCCAGAGATCAGGAAGCTCTGGGGAAGCTTGGGAAGCTAGAGATCAGAAGTAAGGAGGGTGGGTGGTGGGAAAGGAGAGATCAAGGGCTCATTTCAGGAGGGAGGGGCATCCGAGGCCAGGAGATGGAAGGCCAGGGGTCAGGCTGACAGCACAGAAGGGCCACAGGCCCTGTGCCCTGAGGTGTGgccccaccctgctctgtgcctctcaAGATGTCTGAAGTCAGAGGTCAGAGGAGCTAGAAGAACGGGCTGGAGCTGGGCCAGTGCAGGACAGCAGGGATGAAGAAACAGGAGGAGGACAGACAAGGTCAGAGGAGATGGAGAGGTGGAGGGGATGCAGCATCAGGGCTGGAgtgggggagcaggaggcagaaggaggaagtgGTTGAGATGGAAGGTCGGGTGAGCAGAGGGGCAGTGGGGGAAAGCGCTGAGGCAGAGACGGAGGAGTGAGGTAAGGGGTGGGAGGCGAACAGATGGCCGAGGTCTGGGTGGTAGGAGATGGGAGGGGAGGCGAGGGCACGAGAATAAAGCTTGAACCACTAGATGGCTCGCTCCCCCTGCAGTACGACGTGGGGGCTGAAgcaggctggggcaggaagggggaaCGGGTGGCAGTGAGGGGCTGGGATTAACCGAGGAGGGCGCAGTGCTTGATGGCCCAGCAGTAGGCGTAGAAGCACTCCTCCAGCGCGCGGAGGAAGGGGACCCCGGGGGCCAGGTAGTAGTCGATGGAGAGGATGGGGGCGCCCAGCTCCTGGGCCCAGCTCTTGAGGTAGGGCTGGTGGGATCTGGAAGTCTGGGCCACGAAGCCGCTGCCGTGGACGTGCACCTCCACGGACTGCGGGCAGGGTGCCTGCTGGGGGCGTGGCCGTAGCGCCAGGCTCCGCGGACCCTCGGACTTCACCAGGCTGCTGAGCTCCTCACTGTCTTCACAGGAGACTGTCCGTGCCCCTCAGTTCCCTACCCGCTCCCGGCTGAGGCGGGCTCCGTTTCCCTGGCGGACTCCATCACTTCTCCGCGGCCCCCATGCGGGGCCAATTCCAGCCTCCAGGCGCCGCCCCGAGGGCCAATCCCTGCTACACTCCACCGCCGGGCGCCCATATCACCCAATCCTGGGCTCGCTCCTCTCTGGGTCCCGCCCCCTGAGCAATCTGGGCCTCAATCCAccgccgggccccgcccccaACCGCTAGGTCCTACGGCCTGGCCACGCCCCCTCAAGCGTATTAAAGGGccccagaccaaaaaaaaaatgcagccctGGAGGCGGCGAAAAGCGTCCTCCGAGCAGGACTAGTGGAGAGTCCCGCGGGGGTCACCCCAGCAGGGAAGCCTAGATGTTCTCACGTGCTGACGCTCAGCATCGCTTCCACTCACCTTCCCACGAAGGGATCCTACAACGCGACCCAGCCCGCCCGCTGGTTTGGGAGAGTGGGGCGCCGCGGAGCCTccgcttgggggtggggggagggctaGGTCCTGCGGCGATTGAAAGCCGGGGCGGGGCCCCAGCGCTGGAGGCGTGGCTTGCCTGCCAGCCTTTGGAGAAGGAAGCCCTGCCTCtactccccccctcccccccccgccgCTCTTTGTCTCCTAGTTCTCTCATTGCTCTTCCTCAGGGTTCTTTGCTTTCTCCCTCCCCGCGATAAtagtgagggaggggaaggagaataCTCTGCGCCTGCGCACTAGCCCCAAGCCACGCGCGGCCCGCAGGGAGGAGCGGCGGTAGAGGGAGGGGCGCGTGCCTGTGAAAAGGCGGGAAACAGGCGACGCTCGAGGCTCGCGCATGCGCACACAGTCAACTGCGTCTCGGGCGCCTGAGGGGAAGCGGCCTGGTCTGTGGCGGCGCTGTGGAGAGGGCGTCCCTCGAGCCTGGGTTCTGGAGGCCTGAAGAAACAGCTCTTCATCGTCAGCGCCGGAAAAAGCAGAACTGGGACCTTCTTTCCCTCCTGACCCTCCTCCCCGCCCTCGCAATGCCGGCGAGCAGCCCTGAGAGACTCCCGTTCCGACTTCTCCTCCGCCCTCAGAGACGCAGCCCTTCCGGGAGGACAGGCCTCGGCGAGAGCAGCATGGCGGCCTGCGGACTCGCCCGACTGGGCTGCCCTGTTTGCCCTCAGGCCGCTTCAACGAGGGACCCCTCTGTCCGCGGATGGAACTTGCGCGCCTGCCTTCTGCATGGCGGGCTTCtgagcccagggaaggagggTCGGGGCCTGAGCGGGAGCTGAGCCTGCACCGCCGGGCCCCTGCCCGCTtcggaggaggggagggagagctggcGGCCGCCGAGTCCTGGCCCGTCCCCCCCTCCGCTGCCCCCTCCATCCAGCCCCGACCTTGCCCGGACTTTGGCGGACCCCACAGCCCCTCTCGCAGGCTCCCTTCCTGAGAACAGCCCCAAGGCCATGAGGCCTGGCTGGCCTGCGACTCCCCTGGGGGGCAGCCTGGCCGGGGAGCGGTGTCTTCCTGGGAGCTCAGGATCCTAAGTCAGGACGGAACCCCCGAGGGTAAGGGTTCGCGTCAGCCTGTGTCGCCAGTGCCTGTGGCGGTGTCTGCACAGGGCTGTGCTGGGTGGTTTGGGGACGGATGGGTGGATACTGGCAGGAGGGCAGCTTCCCTGGTTTCCTGGACCCCGGCCCAGAGCCCTTGCCCACTTCTGTGTGATTGCCCCCCAATCCTCCGTGGGGGGCAGCCTGTTGCAGGGGAATAAATCCCACCCTGGCTTGGGTCCTGGCTGGGCCTCAGGCACAGCCTTCTCTTCTCTAGGCGTCAGCTTCCTCATCCGTCACTGGGGCTGGGGCTCTTTGTCTGGCAGGACTGGGGAGGGATCACCCGGGCTAACTGACATACCGGTGGTCCTTAGTACCcctgactgaatgaatgactgtcCTGGGAGGCTCCCTGTCCCCCAGGCTCACACTCACTCGTGTGTCGGTAGTGTCTGTGCTTCTTGCTAGGGCTGTTCCTCCCAGGTGCTGATGTCCCACCATATCCTGACATCACTCCATAACCAGACTTCCCCTTGAAGATGAGCTTCATTTCCTGGGCCACTGTACTGTCCCACCCCTCGTGGCTAGCAAATCGGTCCCTAACAGAGACCCCTAATCTGATTCTGAATCCGGATCTGGGACGCACTCAAAGCATGtcttcctctctgagcctggttGCTGTGAGGACAGTTCCTTCAGTTCTGACAGAAATCCCCACTCCATGAAAGATCCCTGCTGGGATTTGGCTCCCTGGGCTGGAGCTGTTGGCTGGGCTGTAGGGTCTGACTGTCCTGGTGTCTCTTGGGACATAGATTCAATCTGGGCAGGTGGTCCATTTTGGGGTCCATGTCTAGGCTGGTCTGGAGGTGTTGATCCAGCTTCTTGCTGAGCTAGAAGTGGCTCTCCTGGGCCAGATCCTGTCTGGGCTGCACATCCCTGTCTCAAGTGTGGTTCCTGTTGACTTCTAGATTCTAGTCCTGGCCCAGGTCTCCGCTGCAAGGCAGCTTCCTGTTGAGTGAGGGGCATCCTTGGGTGGGAGGTGATTGCTGTGGTGCAGGCTCCTGTGCGGCAAGAAATTCCTGcagcaaagcattttttttttgttgggttTTGGCTCCTGCTGGGATTCAGCTTCATGTTCAACAAGGGGCTCCTGCTGAGTGAGGGGTCTTTGCTGTGAGGCAGGCTCCTGTTGGGTGTTGGGTTCCTGCTGAGTCTTAGATGCTGTCAGGGCTGTAGATGCCTTTTCTGGCCCAGGTTCTGGCTGGGTGATTGGTGTCTGGTGTGGCTCAGGTTCCTGGTCAGGCCTAGATTTGGACTTAGAACCTGGCTCCACTGTGTTATTTCCCTCACAGGAGATGTTGATCTCCCAGGATTCATCCTTCTACCCCTCCTCCCCGGCGCCTCCCTACTCACAGATCCCTCATTGGTTCCTCATGATGGCATCTCCCTTTGGGTTCCACTCCTTCATCCTGACATCCCTggtcttcctttttaaggcagtTGGCAAGTGGGCCGACCACTCCTGGCCCCCACTCCTGTGCCAAGTGATGCACTTGTGTGCCTCCTGCTGTGGGAGGAGGGATTAGGAACAGGAGGCTGTGTGCACGGCACTCCCctaccagaggggaggggcttGTCCTCTTGTGTCTTAAATAGGGCCCTGCCCCACTCACCACTCAGGTAAAAGGCTTTTTCTCCTAAGGGAAGCATGCCAGCTTAGTCCTGTTTCATCTGGGGTGACAGAATTCAGATTCTGGatgagtgttcctttttttttctccccttctgatGTTGAAGAAAGGGTCCTAGGGGGAGGCAGTCTCTATACTGTTGTAgcagtcttttcttctttattcgtTCTTTCAAATGCTGGCcagtttaatttccatatattactattatttttttttgttgaggaagattggccctaagctaacatctgtgccagtcttcctctattttgtatgtgggacgcctggcacagcatggcttgatgagtggtgtgtaggttcgcacccgggacccgaaactgtgaacctcaggccatgGAAggggagtgcatgaacccaaccactacaccactgggccggcccctaataatCATTCACTACCATGTTGAAAAATAATGATGTCCCCCCACTTTTACAGCTTGAAGCTTTTTTCAGTGGCATTTGAGATCTTCCACACCATCTCTCTAGCCTTGAAGTATGGTTCTGCAAATATATCTTCTGTGCTACATTGGGAACTCACAGAGTACAGTGACCATtgatgatgatgaggaggaggaggatgataaTAATCATAAATACCAAAGGCATTCTACATGCTAGGAAACTGTGCCaagttgttgtttttcttaaaccTATATTATCTTTAATAAGACCACGTCTGATTCGTTGCTCTACCTGCTTTCTTTGCCCCACCTAGCTCTTATCCTGGaaagatttattgaatgagtgaaagaataaatagtTGGGCAGTAGAGGGAGAGGGAgtgagggtggtggtggggagaagtGTGTGTAGAATCTGGGGAGGGTTTGGAGTGGACAGGGTAAAGTGGATCATTGGGATCATCTGTATTGAATTGCCAGACCCCATTTGACAGAAAAGATTTTGActatttacatttgaaaatttttattgacTTCTGTTTGCTACTTGCCTGGTTGTATTTTAGGTCAGTTGGGACTAGTTAGGAAACTAGGGTTTCCTGGTTTCTTTCAGGTAGTTAAGCTTAAGCCTTGGTAAGGGGAGGGCACAGGAAAgactgaggagagaaggaggcactAGAGGCAGCAATAACCTTGAGAAAATGCTTTTTGAGGCCACTAGAGTGGAGACAGGGAGGGCGAGCTTGAGGTGGGAGAAGAGCATCCTCTAGGTGCGCTCACTGCCTCTTGACTGAGAATGTTTCGTTGGGAGAGTGGGCTCTCAGAGCTCCTACAAAGGCAGAGCAAGGCTTGCTAGCTGACATCGTTTGAGAAATTGCTGGCAGGCTCTGGAGCGCTTGTTTGGCTTCCTGTGGTGCCTTCGGTGCCCTAGTGAAAATAAAGGGGAGAGACTagtgttgaaaatatttaaaaattttaatttttatgagaacttttaaaattataaaagtaagacTTGTCcagtggaaaaaattaaaattaaaaaaatccgGTAAGAAGTAAAAGGACAtttgccctccccacccttcactccccattccccagaGCTAACCCCTGTTAATAGTTTGCTGCTACATAGTCTTCCGTAGCTTTTTGTATATAAACATaatagtttactttaaaaaacaaaaatgagattataCTATACTTATTGCTTTGCTCTGCTCTTTAACAAATCTTTTATTATTGCAAAATATTATACATCTGTAGAGGTCCATAAAAACTCATATGTGCAGTTTAATAAATAGTTATAAAGCAGATATTCATGAAACTACTACTGAGGCCTAGAAATAGGCTATTGCCAGCAACCCCCCTCCTTTTCTGATCATtatcctccctctccccctcacaGAGGTAATCCTGACTCTTATGGTAAGCATTtactttctttgttattttaccACTTATTTATGTTTTACTAAATGTTagtttaattttgcctgttttcgAACTTTATGAAATCATACTATAGCTAttttctcatgtctttttttttttgaagattggcacctgagctaacatcttttaccaatcttttttttttcttcttcttcttcttctcccaaaaccccccagtacataattgtatattctagttgtaggtctttctggttgtgccacgtgggacactgcctcagtgtggcctgatgagcggtgccatgtctgcacccaggatctgaaccagtgaaaccctgggccgctgaagtggagcacgcgaacttaaccacttggccacagggccagcccctcatgtcttgtttttttttaactcatcatTATGTTTGTAAGATTCATTTACATTATTATGTGTTTGTTAATTCTCCCTGATTTATAATATTCAAATgcaccaccatttatttattcattcctcacTTTTCAGTTTGGGGTAGTTATGAGCGATGCTGCTATGAAATTTTTGTACGT encodes:
- the LOC103542281 gene encoding hormone-sensitive lipase-like gives rise to the protein MDMPHWGQCRREPLLHRVPLGSSLWSGDTRLPDGIMAAYPATMLQSTTSPSRLLSLMDPLLPLSVLSKCVSAYAGGETEDHSDSDQKALGMMGLVRRDTALLLRDLRLNASSWLNSFLELSRHRSHMNSVPMAKT